Genomic window (Rathayibacter sp. VKM Ac-2760):
GTGATCCTCGGCACCACCAAGGACGACGCCGCTCGCAGTCGATTCGATGCCGCCCACGAACTCGGGCACCTCGTCTGCCACCCCGAAGCAGACTCCAGTGGACGCCACGAAAAGCAGGCGCACGCCTTCGCCGCCGAACTTCTCCTGCCGGAAGCAGCGATGCGACAAGCCCTGCCCCGCCGATTCAACCTCAACTCCTACGCCCGCCTCAAACAAGAGTGGGGCGTCTCCATCCAGGCGCTCCTCTACCGAGCACGAACCCTGGAAGTGATCTCCGACGCGGCCTACCGCCGCGCCATCGTCGACTTCAACTCCACCTACGGTCGACGAAACGAACCCTTCCCACTCACTCGTCCAGACGACCCCACCCTGCTCGCCAACGCAGCAGCAGTCGCGGAACGCAGCGGAATCACCCCAGCGGAACTCGCCGACGTCGCAAATCTTGCCCTCAGTGACGTCGAAACGGTCATCGCCGGCGCCGCCGCACGACCGTTAGTCGCTCCGAGCTGACCAGGGCTAAATAAGGGGGAGTGAACGTCGTTAGACGTCTGTTCTCGATCCGAAGGCGAGCTGCTGCACGCGCTGCTTCGATCGTCCGAGCACGACGACGAGCAGAGCGGACTTGGGTCCGTCCGCGGTAACCGACTCCGCGGTAACCGACTCCGCGGACACGCCTGCATCACATGCGCTCTCGTAGAGGCGCCGGCCGGTGTCTCGCTGCAGCACTGCAACGACGGAAGTCAGGTGGGTCGCCAACGCGAGGCTTCCGCTGCCATCTCTGCACGTGCACGGCTGAGGCGTGCGAGGCGCCTAGGGTTCTTGTCGATGTTCAGCGGCGGCGTGAGGTGCTCGATCACCGCGGTCTCGACCTCCTTTAAAGGGACTGGCATGCACACGGGTACGGGCCACGCCGCGAGCGTCAGTCGCGTGTGCATCCACAGGGTCAGCCGCTCGTCGCCGCCGGGCGCGAGCGCGTAGTTCGCGAACCGCTCGGGATTGGCAAGGTTTCGAGGAACAGCCTCCAGTTGCAGCGATGCTCGAAGGAGCGCGGCGAACGAGCGTCGCACCGTTGAGCTCCCGGTTTGCGGCTTCGACCGCGGGTTCATCGCGAAGTGACCATTGGGGTCTCGGGAGACCAGGCTGTCCTCCGCCTTGCCGACGAAGAGAGGCCGCCCAAACGCAGCCTCGAGCGCGAGTCTTGCCCAAGTCTGGTCATCGCCGTAGATCGCATACAGGCCGGGCCGTGCCGGCACGCGCCCGCCTGCGCCGGTGATCGCCCAGCGTTCTCCGCTCAGCGTGTGGACCGCGGCTGTGACGAGGTCATTGAGCGGGACGATCGCGGTCATGATCGCGACTGTACAAGCGGGACGCGACGGCGGGTCTCGCCCAATGTCGGCGACGGTGTCATAGCTCCGTTGCGAGGTGCAAGCCCGCACTGAACGCCTTCGCGATCACTTCCAAGGCTAAATCAACTGGATTACGCCGAGGCCAGATCGTCATCGTGGGCGCCACCGCGCGACCGTTGGTCGCTCCGAGTTGACCAGAGCCACGAGCAGAGGGGGTGGGGCGTCCCTCGACGTCTCTTCTCTGTCAGGAGGCGAGCTGCTGTACGCGCTGCTTCGACAGCCCGAGCACGACTCCAGCTTTGCTCAGGCTCATGTGCGTCTCCGCGAGCAACGTGCGCATGGCGAAGTGGGGGTAGTCGTTTCCCGGCTAGTGGTTTCTCGGTACCGGCGACGGCGGTTGGACACGATAGGTCGCTTGGTATCGGCCCTAACCGGTTCCTGGCTGAAACGAGCTAGATCTGGCAGGCCTTCCTCCGGCGCCTAGGGTGCGTGCGGATTGGGGGTCGGTCCTTCGAGTAAGTCGCCCAGCGATGGCGACATATCCCGACCGAGGAGACCCCGTGCCCAGAAGGATCATCAACACCGCAATGCTCCCTCAGCGACGCCCCCGCCGCCGTTCCGGCGCATCGACGATCACCAGCCACAGTCGGACGATCTGCAGCTTGACCGGGAAGCTGCGCTACCGCGACCGCCACCAGGCCGTCGACGCGCTGAACAGCACGCGCCGCCAGCGCGCCTACGAGCTCGCCCACTTCGGCTCCTCGACGCGTGAGGAAACGCGGATCTACCGGTGCGCCGACAGCGGAGAGGGCGGATGTGGCGGCTTTCACGCGACATCGATTCCCAGTTCGGTGCGCCGGGGAGCGGCGGCGGCCGTGACGTTGCAGACTCCGGAAGCCGTGTCCGCCGCGATCCACATCATGGCGCGCGCTAGCGGGCTCCTCGGCGTCGGCGAGGTGGCCGCATGAGCCGCGGCGACGGCACCGCGCGACGCCTCACCCTGCGTGGGCATTCTCTCCGTTCGATCAACGCCACTGTCTCAGCCGACCAGACTCTGACCGGTGACATCGAGCGCACGGTCCCGCCGGTAGAGGGCGCGAATGTCTCTGCCGCCAGCGCCGCACTGGGGCTGCGCACGATGGCAACTGCGAGGACCCGAGCCGGCCGGTCGGCGGCGCAAGCCTCGAGGAAAGCCGAGAGTTGGCGCAAGGCCGTGCAGATCCGCTCTGATTTCAACGACCGAGTGGACCGGAAGCTGAAGCATCCGCGGACCGCAACGCGGTTGTCTGATGCCCTCCAGTACGACGTCCGCAGCGCGGGAGTCGCCTATTTGGCTTCCTGGCTGCCCGGCATCGTCGTCGTCGGGCTGGCTCTGGTAATGGTCAGCAACGATCCTCCCTTCGTCGCCGCCACCATCAGGAGGGCGCTCGATATCCCCGAGAGCACACCACTCTGGGATGTTGCTAACCCCGACATCCTGGTGACGCTCGCCAGCGCGGCGGGCATCACCCTGATCCTGCTGGGGGTCGCGCACCTGCTCGGCAAGTCGATCGCTTCCGTCCTCTTCCTGGACCCTCTGCTTGCCCGGCAGGATGATTTCCCCGAGGCCGTGAGAGCGCGCGAGGTCCTGCCTCGCGGTCGCGCTCTCATCGTCGTGGGTGCGGGCGCCGCCGTGATGACGGGTGCGGTGCTGTTCCTACACACCATCGCCGAGCAGCGATTCGAGGGCGGCATCATGGCCGCATTCACGGGAAGCAGCACTACCTCGGCTGCTATCACCGCCTACGTGACTTGGCTGCCGGTTGCACTCGTCTTCCTGGAAGTCATCGCGAGCCACCCCATCTTCCACCACGCCCGTAAAGCAGCGCGCTGGTCTCTGGGCTTCCGGCTGACGGAAGCCCACGATGTCCGACGTGACCGTCGGCTTGCCAGGAAGGTGGCGACCGTCGGCCGCCGCGCTCGGATCGGCATCGCCCGTCTCGGGGACATGCTCGGCGATGTGACGCTGCGGTCGCAGGGGGAGGTGATCGAGGCTGCCCTGCGCACCGGAAAGGTCAGCGTGGCCGATGTTGCGACAGTACTCGGCGTCGGCGCAACTGCGACGTCTACTGACCCCTCGACGTCCACTGACCCGAAGATCGACCTGACCGGGACCGTAAACACCGGTCTCCAGAAGACGGCGGTTGTGAGCAATCGCGCCGCCGAGGCAATGGCCTCCTTTCTGTCCGTCAACGCAATCAAGGACCTGGCCGGGGTCGCCACGCTCTGGACCGATGCGCGCGAAGCCGCCACGCCTTCCGACTTCACCCTCCGCTCCAACTTCGGGGCCTCCGCCCACGAGGGAGATGGCGTGAACGACGAGGACGGGAACAGTTCGCTCACCCAGGAGACGGACGCACGCGAGCCTGCGATACCCGACCTCCCGCGCACCAGTACCACCAAAACCACCACCGACACCGCTGACGCAGCGGCCTGACCAGGAGCTCCCGTGACCTCTCACACTTCTCTCTCTCGGCGCCTGATCGGCGCCCTCGCTGCCTCGCTGCTCCTCGTTGGAACGGCAGCTTGCACGTCCGCGCCGAACGACTCCACGGAGACCACCACCGCCTCGGCCCCGACATATCAGCTCACCGCCGAGGCGCGCGATGCCTGCTCCGCGGTGCTCGAGCGCGAGAACCCCGACGCATCGAAGCACCTCATCATCATCGATGACTCCACAGCCTCCAGAGCCCCGAGCCCGATGCCCCCGGACCTGGCCGAGGCAATCACGGACACAAGCGTGAGCGATGGTTCAGTGAGCGTGATCGCGGTCGACGGCGAGGGTGAAGAACCGGCTCTGCTGGCGAAGTACGCCGCGCTCAGCACCCCAGGTGATCGGACCCGTCCGTCTGTAGGCGAGCTCGCCGATGTGATGCCGAGCTGCGTCGACCAGGTCCTGCTGTCGCAGGTCGCGCCCACCGCCCCCGGGACAGACCTCCACCGAGCGCTCGCACTCGCCTCCGAATTGACGACCGTCACCAGTGAGGTCTGGTTGCGGACCGATCTGGTCTCCACCAACGGACCGTTCGCACTCGATAACGATCTCCTCGCCCTCGAACCGGCGGAGGCGGGCCGCCGCATCGCTTCGGCGGCTCCAATCGATTTCGACGGCGCAGCCCTACACATCATCGGCATCGGCACGACGAATGAGCCGTTGCTGACAGCCAACCGCGAGTGGCTCCGCGACCTCGCGACCCAGCTGTGCAGCTCGTGGAACGCCACGGGGTGCGAGGGGATCACGGCCACTCCCGGGAAGGCTGGTGACGTGTCCGAGGGCCTTCCCGAAGATCACCTTCCGACATTCCCGTCGGTCGTCTCCGACCCCACTGCCGGAGGTTGCACCTTCGAAGCGCCCGCAAGCATCGTTTTCGCAGGCGACTCGTCCGCCCTTCGCGACGACGCCTCGATCGCCTTCGCGAACGCGATCGCCCTGATGCTCGCAAACCCGACCTCGACGGCGACCATTGTCGGGCACACTGCCAGCTCGGCTGCCGCATCGGACGAGGGAGATCGTGTGCTCTCTGAGATGAGAGCCGATGCCGTGCTGGCGTTCTTCGTAGCCGCCGGTGTCGATGACGACCGCTTGACAGCCCTCGGCGTCGGCGATTCGCAGCCGAAGGTCGAGGACCTCGACGAGAACGGCGAGCAGATCGCGGCAGCTGCGGCGACCGAACGCCGGGTCGACATCCTTGTGGAGGGAACGGGCTGCAGCGCATGAGCGACCTAGCTCCTCTTCGCACTCGTCTCGGAGGGCTCCGCGAGCCCGCTCCGCTTCGACGCCCAGGGCGCATTCCCTGGTGGTGGGCGCCGTTTCTCGTGGCCGCCCTGTCAGGGCTCGGTTGGGGCGGCGCGGCGCTTCTCGACCAGCCGCGACGCCTTGGAGACACAGTCCTGGTCGGGGAGCGCAGCCCGGCAGCTCTCGATGTAGTTCTACTGCTCGACGAGTCGGGGAGCTTCGCCGACTACGCCGCTGTGAGAGAGGAGGCGCTCTCCGAGCTCGCGAGCTGGGCCCCCGATAACCTGCGGGCCGGCGACAGCATCACTGCCATCGCGTTCGCGGGCGACGCCGTGGTTAGGATCCCGCAAATCACCATTGGCGCTATCGACCCGGACGAGTCGCCGGTGACCCTGGACACACCGTCGGTTGGGGGTACGGCGATCCTTCCAGCGCTCTCGGCGGCGCTTAACGCCGTCGGTGACGCCGGGGGGACCCGCACTCTCATCATCGTCACCGACACGATCGTCGAGGACGCTGACGCAACGTCCATCGAAGAGGCAGTGCAGGCACTTGACGCCACGACCATGACAGTCATCACTCCGGCCGGAGTCGGGGTTACTGAACCGTGGCAGAACGCCTTCCCCTGGGAACACACGGAATCGGCGGACCCAGG
Coding sequences:
- a CDS encoding ImmA/IrrE family metallo-endopeptidase, with amino-acid sequence MEAHGIVVCRLPIADEGIDAYSQNSSDRPVVILGTTKDDAARSRFDAAHELGHLVCHPEADSSGRHEKQAHAFAAELLLPEAAMRQALPRRFNLNSYARLKQEWGVSIQALLYRARTLEVISDAAYRRAIVDFNSTYGRRNEPFPLTRPDDPTLLANAAAVAERSGITPAELADVANLALSDVETVIAGAAARPLVAPS
- a CDS encoding OmpA family protein, translating into MTSHTSLSRRLIGALAASLLLVGTAACTSAPNDSTETTTASAPTYQLTAEARDACSAVLERENPDASKHLIIIDDSTASRAPSPMPPDLAEAITDTSVSDGSVSVIAVDGEGEEPALLAKYAALSTPGDRTRPSVGELADVMPSCVDQVLLSQVAPTAPGTDLHRALALASELTTVTSEVWLRTDLVSTNGPFALDNDLLALEPAEAGRRIASAAPIDFDGAALHIIGIGTTNEPLLTANREWLRDLATQLCSSWNATGCEGITATPGKAGDVSEGLPEDHLPTFPSVVSDPTAGGCTFEAPASIVFAGDSSALRDDASIAFANAIALMLANPTSTATIVGHTASSAAASDEGDRVLSEMRADAVLAFFVAAGVDDDRLTALGVGDSQPKVEDLDENGEQIAAAAATERRVDILVEGTGCSA
- a CDS encoding vWA domain-containing protein translates to MAALSGLGWGGAALLDQPRRLGDTVLVGERSPAALDVVLLLDESGSFADYAAVREEALSELASWAPDNLRAGDSITAIAFAGDAVVRIPQITIGAIDPDESPVTLDTPSVGGTAILPALSAALNAVGDAGGTRTLIIVTDTIVEDADATSIEEAVQALDATTMTVITPAGVGVTEPWQNAFPWEHTESADPGSAGSTSLALGRALAHATGQSIQDR
- a CDS encoding GIY-YIG nuclease family protein, with the protein product MTAIVPLNDLVTAAVHTLSGERWAITGAGGRVPARPGLYAIYGDDQTWARLALEAAFGRPLFVGKAEDSLVSRDPNGHFAMNPRSKPQTGSSTVRRSFAALLRASLQLEAVPRNLANPERFANYALAPGGDERLTLWMHTRLTLAAWPVPVCMPVPLKEVETAVIEHLTPPLNIDKNPRRLARLSRARAEMAAEASRWRPT